A single genomic interval of Saccharothrix saharensis harbors:
- a CDS encoding oxidoreductase has translation MTGWTADRIPDQHGRVAVVTGANSGLGLVTATELARRGAHVVLAVRNTEAGEQAARRIGGDVEVRELDLASLDSVRAFTGKLAVDHPAIDLLVNNAGVVLLGPRRTSADGFELHLGTNALGHFAVTGLLLDNLAAAGGARVVNLGSITHKTAHLDFDDLMFERGYRAAAAYGRSKLATTVFGVELDRRLRAAGSPVVSVLAHPGLTRTNLTPRAWEHRGRLGRVIARLGLVATQPAARGALPQLHAATDPGVRGGQFFGPSSLWETRGRVAEARLSREAADPAVGARFWAVARELTGVRYL, from the coding sequence ATGACCGGATGGACCGCCGACCGCATCCCCGACCAGCACGGCCGGGTCGCCGTCGTGACCGGCGCGAACTCGGGCCTCGGCCTGGTCACCGCCACCGAGCTGGCCCGCCGCGGCGCCCACGTCGTGCTCGCCGTGCGCAACACCGAAGCCGGGGAACAAGCCGCCCGGCGGATCGGCGGCGACGTCGAGGTGCGCGAGCTCGACCTGGCCTCCCTCGACTCGGTGCGCGCGTTCACCGGGAAGCTGGCCGTCGACCACCCGGCGATCGACCTGCTGGTCAACAACGCCGGCGTGGTCCTGCTCGGCCCGCGCCGTACCTCGGCCGACGGCTTCGAGCTGCACCTGGGCACCAACGCGCTGGGCCACTTCGCGGTGACCGGCCTCCTGCTGGACAACCTCGCCGCCGCCGGCGGGGCCCGCGTGGTGAACCTCGGCTCGATCACGCACAAGACCGCGCACCTCGACTTCGACGACCTGATGTTCGAGCGCGGCTACCGGGCCGCGGCCGCCTACGGCCGGTCCAAGCTCGCGACCACCGTCTTCGGCGTCGAACTCGACCGCCGCCTGCGCGCCGCCGGGTCACCGGTCGTCAGCGTGCTGGCCCACCCCGGCCTGACCCGAACCAACCTCACGCCGCGGGCCTGGGAGCACCGCGGCCGACTGGGACGGGTGATCGCACGGCTCGGCCTGGTGGCCACCCAACCCGCGGCGCGGGGCGCGTTGCCACAACTGCACGCCGCCACCGACCCCGGTGTGCGGGGTGGGCAGTTCTTCGGACCGTCCAGCCTCTGGGAAACCCGCGGTCGCGTCGCCGAGGCTCGGTTGAGCCGGGAAGCGGCGGATCCGGCCGTGGGCGCGCGGTTCTGGGCGGTGGCACGGGAACTCACCGGTGTGCGGTACCTCTGA
- a CDS encoding DUF3592 domain-containing protein, with amino-acid sequence MAKSLKSRTGRVVAGVVLIGAITGLVLVIRESVEQRSWAGTDGIVQERLRSGKSFSVEVEYSLPDGTKQVATLSENGPARHPGDHVTVRYDLEHGRVVDAALADNDQAHWVGGGMLGVLVLGAVFANLIAWAPTPRPE; translated from the coding sequence GTGGCGAAGTCGCTGAAGTCGCGGACCGGGCGGGTCGTGGCGGGGGTCGTGCTGATCGGCGCGATCACCGGACTGGTGCTCGTGATCCGGGAGTCGGTCGAGCAACGGTCCTGGGCGGGCACCGACGGGATCGTGCAGGAACGGCTCCGGTCGGGCAAGAGCTTCTCGGTCGAGGTCGAGTACTCCCTGCCCGACGGCACGAAGCAGGTCGCCACGCTGTCCGAGAACGGCCCGGCCCGCCACCCCGGCGACCACGTGACGGTCCGCTACGACCTGGAGCACGGCCGGGTCGTGGACGCCGCCCTGGCCGACAACGACCAAGCCCACTGGGTCGGCGGCGGCATGCTGGGCGTCCTGGTCCTCGGCGCGGTGTTCGCCAACCTGATCGCCTGGGCCCCCACCCCGCGACCGGAGTGA
- a CDS encoding helix-turn-helix transcriptional regulator yields MGSRHPHARELGDFLRARRGRLRPHDVGLEPGGRRKVAGLRREELALLAGLSTDYYQRIEQGREVRPSDDVLDALAGALGLDDAERRHLFALAHAARRPVPSRPDRAAERVPDRTRRLLRVLDTPAVVLGRHLDLLDWNPMAEALLGAPGDYPPDRLNMLLLLFDDALTGGRSCPDWERQALDYIGMMRAAVATDPTHPRATAVVGELSIRSAEFRRLWARHDVRGSVSGTKAFRVPEVGDVVLDWDTYPLPGDPGPVMLVFTAEPGSPDADRLRLLASLHATRAAIDHQ; encoded by the coding sequence ATGGGCAGTCGTCATCCGCACGCTCGCGAGCTCGGTGATTTCCTGCGCGCCCGGCGCGGCCGGCTGCGGCCGCACGACGTCGGCCTGGAGCCGGGCGGGCGGCGCAAGGTCGCCGGGTTGCGGCGCGAGGAGCTGGCGCTGCTGGCCGGGTTGAGCACCGACTACTACCAGCGGATCGAGCAGGGCCGGGAGGTGCGGCCGTCCGACGACGTCCTGGACGCGCTGGCCGGCGCGCTCGGCCTGGACGACGCGGAGCGGCGGCACCTGTTCGCCCTGGCGCACGCCGCCCGCCGACCCGTGCCCAGCCGGCCGGACCGAGCCGCGGAACGGGTGCCGGACCGCACCCGCCGGCTGCTGCGGGTGCTGGACACGCCGGCGGTCGTGCTCGGCAGGCACCTCGACCTGCTCGACTGGAACCCGATGGCCGAGGCGTTGCTCGGCGCGCCCGGCGACTACCCGCCGGACCGGTTGAACATGCTCCTGCTGCTGTTCGACGACGCGCTGACCGGAGGGCGGAGCTGCCCGGACTGGGAGCGGCAGGCCCTGGACTACATCGGCATGATGCGGGCCGCCGTCGCCACCGACCCGACGCACCCGCGCGCCACCGCGGTCGTCGGCGAGCTGAGCATCCGCAGCGCCGAGTTCCGGCGGCTGTGGGCGCGGCACGACGTGCGCGGGTCGGTCAGCGGCACCAAGGCGTTCCGGGTGCCCGAGGTGGGTGACGTGGTGCTGGACTGGGACACGTACCCGCTGCCCGGCGACCCGGGCCCGGTCATGCTGGTCTTCACCGCCGAGCCGGGCAGCCCCGACGCCGACCGGTTGCGGCTGCTGGCCTCGCTGCACGCGACCCGGGCGGCGATCGACCACCAGTAG
- the fusA gene encoding elongation factor G, which produces MRTDPNRTSTFPLTGVRNLGILAHVDAGKTTLTERILYATGTTHKRGEVHDGTTVTDFDPQERDRGITIFAAAVSCTWDGHRINLIDTPGHVDFADEVERSLRVLDGAVAVFDGVAGVEPQSESVWRQADRHGVPRIAFVNKMDRAGADLDAAVASIRDRLHPVPLVVQLPIGAEDAFTGVVDLLRLRALVWTGDDVEHLPVPEALRDEANRRRRLLEEAVAELHPAALEEFVAESTVSARTLTSALRDLTRTGEAVVVLCGSAYRNRGVEPLLDAVAAYLPSPLDLPPVRGADGDERTADPAGPFAALVFKVNATGTGRLTYLRVYSGTIHKGGTVLDPGTGRVERVARILRVQADRHESVDVAAAGDIVAVVGLKSARAGTTLCAPDAPLVLEPPVVATPVVSVAVEPRTAAQHERLAQALAQLVEEDPALVVRADRETGQTVLSGMGELHLEVTVEKARRDHRLDIVVGRPKVAYRETVVRGVSGFAYRHVKQEGGAGQFAHVVIDVQPSDGDDFEFRSAVTGGRVPSEYVRAVEAGCRDALADGPLGGHPVTGLRVTLIDGSTHVKDSSEMAFRTAGRFALRDALRASTVALLEPVAEVTVTVPEIAVGRVLGDLSARRGRILGSTARAGTTVVTASVPLAELFGYATRLRSRTQGRGTFTSRPTGYAPAPA; this is translated from the coding sequence GTGCGCACCGACCCGAACCGCACCTCGACGTTCCCGCTGACCGGCGTCCGCAACCTGGGCATCCTGGCCCACGTCGACGCGGGCAAGACGACCCTCACCGAACGGATCCTGTACGCCACCGGCACGACCCACAAGCGCGGCGAGGTCCACGACGGCACCACCGTCACCGACTTCGACCCGCAGGAGCGCGACCGCGGCATCACGATCTTCGCCGCCGCCGTGAGCTGCACGTGGGACGGCCACCGGATCAACCTGATCGACACACCGGGCCACGTCGACTTCGCCGACGAGGTCGAGCGCTCGCTGCGGGTGCTCGACGGCGCGGTCGCGGTGTTCGACGGGGTCGCCGGGGTCGAGCCGCAGAGCGAGTCGGTCTGGCGGCAGGCCGACCGGCACGGTGTGCCGCGCATCGCGTTCGTCAACAAGATGGACCGGGCGGGCGCGGACCTCGACGCGGCCGTGGCGTCGATCCGCGACCGGCTGCACCCGGTGCCGCTGGTCGTCCAGCTGCCGATCGGCGCGGAGGACGCGTTCACCGGCGTGGTCGACCTGCTGCGCCTGCGGGCGCTGGTGTGGACCGGTGACGACGTCGAGCACCTGCCCGTGCCGGAAGCGCTGCGGGACGAGGCGAACCGGCGACGACGGCTGCTGGAGGAGGCGGTGGCCGAGCTGCACCCGGCCGCGCTGGAGGAGTTCGTCGCCGAGTCGACGGTCTCCGCCCGCACGTTGACGTCGGCGTTGCGCGACCTCACCCGCACCGGCGAGGCCGTGGTCGTCCTGTGCGGGTCGGCCTACCGCAACCGCGGTGTCGAGCCGTTGCTGGACGCGGTCGCGGCCTACCTGCCGTCACCGCTGGACCTGCCGCCGGTGCGCGGCGCGGACGGCGACGAGCGCACCGCGGACCCGGCCGGTCCGTTCGCGGCACTGGTGTTCAAGGTGAACGCGACGGGCACTGGCCGGTTGACCTACCTGCGCGTCTACTCGGGCACCATCCACAAGGGAGGGACAGTGCTGGACCCCGGGACCGGCCGGGTCGAGCGGGTCGCCCGCATCCTGCGGGTGCAGGCCGACCGGCACGAGTCGGTGGACGTCGCCGCGGCCGGTGACATCGTCGCCGTGGTCGGGCTGAAGTCGGCCCGCGCCGGGACGACGTTGTGCGCGCCCGACGCCCCCCTGGTGCTCGAACCGCCGGTGGTGGCGACCCCGGTCGTCTCCGTCGCGGTCGAACCGCGCACGGCCGCGCAGCACGAGCGGTTGGCTCAGGCGTTGGCGCAACTGGTGGAGGAGGACCCCGCGCTGGTGGTCCGGGCGGACCGCGAGACCGGTCAGACCGTCCTGTCCGGGATGGGCGAGCTGCACCTGGAGGTGACGGTGGAGAAGGCCAGGCGCGACCACCGGCTCGACATCGTGGTCGGGCGGCCGAAGGTGGCCTACCGGGAGACCGTCGTCCGCGGTGTCTCCGGCTTCGCGTACCGGCACGTCAAGCAGGAAGGAGGTGCGGGTCAGTTCGCCCACGTGGTCATCGACGTGCAGCCGTCGGACGGTGACGACTTCGAGTTCCGGTCCGCGGTGACCGGCGGACGGGTGCCTTCGGAGTACGTGCGCGCGGTGGAAGCCGGGTGCCGGGACGCGTTGGCCGACGGCCCCCTGGGCGGGCACCCGGTGACGGGGCTGCGGGTCACGCTCATCGACGGCTCGACCCACGTCAAGGACTCGTCGGAGATGGCGTTCCGCACCGCCGGCCGGTTCGCGCTCCGGGACGCCCTGCGGGCGAGCACGGTGGCGCTGCTGGAACCGGTCGCCGAGGTCACGGTGACCGTCCCGGAGATCGCCGTGGGCAGGGTGCTCGGCGACCTCTCGGCGCGGCGGGGCCGGATCCTCGGCTCCACCGCCCGCGCGGGCACGACGGTCGTCACCGCGAGCGTGCCGCTGGCCGAGTTGTTCGGCTACGCGACCCGGTTGCGCAGCCGGACCCAGGGCCGGGGCACGTTCACCTCCCGGCCCACCGGTTACGCGCCGGCTCCCGCGTAG
- a CDS encoding peroxiredoxin family protein: MLEPGSPAPRLVLEDTDGQAVRLSDYQGRHAVLLFFMRSTSCPICNRHVRDLAQRADDLAADDVRVLIAVPEDRPEAVKWKEEHGIPFPVLTGRHENPHELVGLSRKVFGSMQQSGSILVDRQGIVRHAHGATLPTNSYDEPGITAAIASLRTPA; this comes from the coding sequence GTGCTCGAACCCGGCTCGCCCGCACCGCGACTGGTGCTGGAAGACACCGACGGGCAGGCCGTCCGCCTGTCCGACTACCAGGGCAGGCACGCGGTGCTGCTCTTCTTCATGCGGTCGACGTCGTGCCCGATCTGCAACCGACACGTCCGCGACCTGGCCCAGCGCGCCGACGACCTGGCCGCCGACGACGTCCGCGTGCTCATCGCGGTCCCCGAGGACCGACCGGAGGCCGTCAAGTGGAAGGAGGAGCACGGGATCCCGTTCCCGGTCCTGACGGGCCGCCACGAGAACCCGCACGAACTGGTCGGGTTGAGCCGCAAGGTGTTCGGCTCGATGCAGCAGTCCGGCAGCATCCTGGTCGACCGGCAGGGCATCGTGCGCCACGCGCACGGCGCCACGCTGCCGACGAACAGCTACGACGAACCCGGCATCACCGCCGCCATCGCATCCCTGCGCACCCCGGCCTGA
- a CDS encoding MFS transporter, which translates to MRAGRREWLGLAVLALPTLLLSLDMSVLHLAVPHLAADLRPSSTQLLWIIDIYGFMIAGFLVTMGTLGDRIGRRKLLMVGGAAFGAASVVAALSTSPEMLIGARAVLGVAGATLMPSTLALISNMFQDAKQRGTAIAVWMSCFMGGMVIGPVVGGVLLERFRWGSVFLMAVPVMVLLLVAAPKLLPEYRDTAAGRLDPASVALSLGAILPVVYALKETAKDGVSPVNAVVLAVGVAVGVVFARRQRGLADPMLDLRLFRVRAFSAAVSIMLVGALTMGGVFLLVSQYLQMVAGLSAAQAGLWLVPQAGAVVVGSLLAPRLARRFRPEFVLGFGMLVAAGGIGLFTLADGAGGVAFVVAGMSIASFGMGPQGVLCTEMVVGSVPPRKAGAASAMSETSGEFGIAMGIAVFGSVGTAVYRDSVAVPGEVPAEAAALASDSMAGALRAAGSLPGPLGEGVLATARDAFASGLHVVAGIGASVVVVFAVVGMVALRRTSPDTAGEPAPMSAGH; encoded by the coding sequence ATGAGGGCAGGACGACGCGAGTGGCTGGGGTTGGCGGTGCTGGCGCTGCCGACGCTGCTGTTGTCGCTGGACATGAGCGTGCTGCACCTGGCGGTCCCGCACCTGGCCGCGGACCTGCGGCCGAGCAGCACCCAGCTGCTGTGGATCATCGACATCTACGGCTTCATGATCGCGGGCTTCCTGGTCACGATGGGCACGCTGGGTGACCGGATCGGCAGGCGGAAGCTGCTCATGGTCGGTGGCGCGGCGTTCGGCGCGGCGTCGGTGGTGGCGGCGTTGTCCACGAGCCCGGAGATGCTGATCGGGGCGCGGGCCGTGCTCGGTGTCGCGGGCGCGACGCTGATGCCGTCCACGTTGGCGCTGATCAGCAACATGTTCCAGGACGCCAAGCAGCGCGGCACCGCCATCGCGGTGTGGATGAGCTGCTTCATGGGCGGCATGGTCATCGGGCCGGTGGTCGGTGGCGTGCTGCTGGAGCGGTTCCGGTGGGGCTCGGTGTTCCTGATGGCCGTGCCGGTCATGGTGCTGCTGCTGGTCGCCGCGCCGAAGTTGCTGCCGGAGTACCGCGACACGGCCGCCGGGCGGCTCGACCCGGCGAGCGTGGCGCTGTCGTTGGGCGCGATCCTGCCGGTCGTCTACGCCCTCAAGGAGACCGCCAAGGACGGGGTGTCGCCGGTGAACGCGGTCGTGCTGGCCGTGGGCGTGGCGGTCGGCGTGGTCTTCGCCCGGCGGCAGCGCGGCTTGGCCGACCCGATGCTCGACCTGCGGCTGTTCCGGGTGCGGGCGTTCAGCGCGGCGGTGAGCATCATGCTGGTCGGCGCGCTCACCATGGGCGGGGTCTTCCTGCTGGTCAGCCAGTACTTGCAGATGGTCGCCGGGCTGTCCGCGGCGCAGGCGGGGCTGTGGCTGGTGCCGCAGGCGGGCGCGGTGGTCGTGGGTTCGCTGCTCGCGCCGCGGTTGGCGCGGCGGTTCCGGCCCGAGTTCGTGCTCGGGTTCGGGATGCTGGTGGCGGCGGGCGGGATCGGGCTCTTCACGCTGGCCGACGGCGCGGGCGGGGTGGCGTTCGTGGTGGCGGGCATGTCGATCGCGAGCTTCGGGATGGGGCCGCAGGGCGTGCTGTGCACCGAGATGGTGGTCGGCTCCGTGCCGCCGCGGAAGGCCGGCGCCGCGTCGGCCATGTCGGAGACCAGCGGGGAGTTCGGGATCGCCATGGGCATCGCGGTGTTCGGCAGCGTCGGCACGGCGGTGTACCGGGACTCGGTCGCCGTCCCGGGGGAGGTGCCCGCCGAGGCGGCGGCTCTGGCTTCGGACAGCATGGCGGGCGCCCTGCGAGCGGCGGGTTCCCTGCCGGGTCCGCTGGGGGAGGGCGTGCTGGCCACGGCGCGGGACGCGTTCGCGTCGGGCCTGCACGTCGTGGCCGGCATCGGCGCTTCGGTCGTCGTGGTGTTCGCGGTGGTGGGCATGGTCGCGCTGCGCCGGACCAGCCCGGACACCGCCGGTGAACCGGCCCCGATGTCCGCGGGCCACTGA
- a CDS encoding putative Ig domain-containing protein, producing MRKKPLSLLAVALLASAGASALSAPAAAAAAEPGAVIEVKLSTGAGVAAVRHALTDREIDKITPLFTRLDEKLTRLRPMNARSSSPGLERWHRVQLAPGVDAKAAAQELNALPGVEVAFPQAEPVDAVTPDFSGQQGYSDPASSGGIDADYARTVPGGKGGHVKVVDLERNWNPQHEDLSKLRLPGALIANGTPNFTPTSIDHGTAVTGVVGADDNGFGVTGLVPEAGLHYTNVVNHEVGYDLANSLLIAAAGVNAGDVLIIEQQVSQCGNYAPMEVWPSVYDAIVTVVQSGRHVVEAGGNGNLSLDNSCFGSRFPDDKPDSGAIIVGAGSAPGCTGTPRTKLSFSNYGSRVDVQGWGECVTTTGYGALYGTGADDKYTAGFNGTSSASPIVASALASLLSVAEANGQTLTPAQAREILIATGTPQSGALEIGPLPNLRTAIDNFLAGAEFPERVANPGPRTSIRWQWTNFAIQAWDGNAEPLTFSATGLPPGLAIAAGTGVISGTPTTPGTYTVTVSASDGAGSPSQATFSWTVTNA from the coding sequence GTGAGGAAGAAACCGTTGTCATTGCTGGCCGTCGCGCTCCTGGCGAGCGCGGGTGCCTCGGCCCTGTCCGCACCCGCGGCCGCCGCGGCGGCCGAACCGGGTGCCGTCATCGAGGTGAAGCTGTCCACCGGCGCCGGTGTCGCCGCGGTGCGGCACGCCTTGACGGACCGCGAGATCGACAAGATCACACCGCTGTTCACGCGCCTTGACGAGAAGCTCACCAGGCTGCGGCCGATGAACGCGCGGTCGTCGTCGCCGGGGCTGGAGCGGTGGCACCGGGTCCAGCTCGCCCCGGGCGTGGACGCGAAGGCCGCGGCGCAGGAGCTGAACGCGCTGCCCGGCGTCGAGGTCGCCTTCCCGCAGGCCGAGCCCGTCGACGCGGTCACGCCCGACTTCTCCGGCCAGCAGGGCTACTCGGACCCGGCGAGCAGCGGCGGCATCGACGCCGACTACGCGCGCACCGTGCCGGGAGGCAAGGGCGGTCACGTCAAGGTCGTCGACCTGGAGCGGAACTGGAACCCGCAGCACGAGGACCTGTCCAAGCTGCGGCTGCCCGGTGCGCTCATCGCCAACGGCACGCCGAACTTCACCCCGACCAGCATCGACCACGGCACCGCCGTCACCGGCGTGGTCGGCGCGGACGACAACGGGTTCGGCGTCACCGGGCTGGTCCCAGAGGCGGGCCTGCACTACACCAACGTGGTCAACCACGAGGTCGGCTACGACCTGGCCAACTCGCTGCTGATCGCGGCCGCGGGCGTGAACGCGGGTGACGTGCTCATCATCGAGCAGCAGGTGTCCCAGTGCGGCAACTACGCGCCCATGGAGGTGTGGCCCTCGGTGTACGACGCGATCGTCACCGTGGTGCAGTCCGGGCGGCACGTCGTGGAGGCCGGCGGCAACGGCAACCTGAGCCTCGACAACTCGTGCTTCGGCTCCCGGTTCCCGGACGACAAGCCGGACTCCGGCGCGATCATCGTCGGCGCCGGCTCCGCGCCGGGCTGCACCGGCACGCCCCGCACCAAGCTGAGCTTCTCCAACTACGGCAGCCGGGTGGACGTGCAGGGCTGGGGCGAGTGCGTCACCACCACGGGATACGGCGCGCTGTACGGAACGGGCGCGGACGACAAGTACACCGCCGGCTTCAACGGCACGTCGAGCGCGTCGCCGATCGTGGCGTCGGCGCTGGCGTCGCTGCTCAGCGTGGCCGAGGCGAACGGGCAGACGCTGACCCCCGCCCAGGCGCGGGAGATCCTGATCGCCACCGGCACCCCGCAGAGCGGCGCGCTGGAGATCGGCCCGCTGCCGAACCTGCGCACGGCCATCGACAACTTCCTGGCCGGCGCGGAGTTCCCCGAGCGCGTCGCCAACCCGGGACCGCGCACGTCGATCCGCTGGCAGTGGACGAACTTCGCGATCCAGGCGTGGGACGGCAACGCCGAACCGCTGACCTTCTCCGCCACCGGTCTGCCGCCGGGCCTGGCGATCGCCGCGGGCACCGGCGTCATCTCGGGCACCCCGACCACCCCGGGCACCTACACCGTGACGGTGTCGGCCAGTGACGGCGCGGGCTCGCCCAGCCAGGCCACGTTCAGCTGGACGGTCACCAACGCGTGA
- a CDS encoding RNA polymerase sigma factor, translated as MSVVDRGWASERLIEAARGGDPEALVAVVHSAHPHVRRFAETLCASPQDAEDAAQEALIVLYREIGSLRATAALASWMFRIVRHECLRRARRLLDRPDEADVVAAASAEDEVLRRLEADRVAAAIRALPDVQRRVLVMRDVLGRPGRAVAESLGLSTPAMKSHLHRARAALRLSLRGTDSA; from the coding sequence GTGAGCGTGGTTGATCGTGGTTGGGCAAGCGAGCGGCTGATCGAGGCCGCGCGGGGCGGCGACCCCGAAGCACTCGTCGCGGTGGTGCACAGCGCGCACCCGCACGTGCGGCGGTTCGCGGAGACCCTGTGCGCGTCACCGCAGGACGCCGAGGACGCGGCGCAGGAGGCGTTGATCGTCCTGTACCGCGAGATCGGCTCCTTGCGCGCCACGGCGGCGCTCGCGTCGTGGATGTTCCGGATCGTCCGGCACGAGTGCCTGCGCCGGGCCCGGCGGCTGCTCGACCGGCCGGACGAGGCGGACGTCGTCGCGGCGGCGTCGGCCGAGGACGAGGTGCTCCGGCGCCTGGAAGCCGACCGCGTGGCGGCGGCGATCCGGGCGTTGCCCGACGTCCAGCGGCGCGTGCTGGTGATGCGGGACGTGCTCGGCCGGCCGGGACGCGCGGTCGCCGAGTCGCTCGGGCTGAGCACCCCGGCGATGAAGTCCCACCTGCACCGGGCCAGGGCCGCGCTGCGCCTCAGCCTGCGCGGGACCGACAGCGCCTGA
- a CDS encoding OmpL47-type beta-barrel domain-containing protein, with translation MIEVRIAMRKRATLALLGAVLVAGGLTALPAQAAEPVVAASSAQAAVDAVALTDADGVRGNLALPATGAGGATLAWRSGDESVVTATGEVTRPARGGDPVTVDLTVTATLDGGTATRTIPVTVLPLPAPAANEAYFFPYFVGESTDDGEKIYFAASKGDDPLSWDELNNGRPVLTSTLGEKGLRDPFLIRSHEGDKFYLLATDLKIYGGNNFSEAQESGSKHLVVWESTDLVHWSEQRMIKVSSDFAGNTWAPEAFYDEASGDYVVYWASNLYPTTDVTTRDFRTSYNRMMYATTRDFRTFSEAKPWVDVKRGTGLGMIDATVVRDGDTFYRFIKDEASMTVRQEKSADLMATVTGTLPTTTSSPWSLVRERIGVGQPNPWGGTFTGGEGPTVFRDNAVPGRWYMLIDQPSYHGGQGYLAFRTDDIASGAWTSVPGAALPRSPRHGTVIPISQAELDALRAAMQPNLLAKSVASVSVRTRAGVAPALPSTVDVTYADGSTRATAVDWADVDPARYGSWGSFQVEGTFVGQALRASVTVIVTDSLDPTVSLSTTPGSPTGDWFTSPVVVRATAADETGVRSTEIAVDGAWRTTDEVTLTDGRHTVQARATDVTGNVSSPVTREIDVDTQAPVSRASWNTATRSVSIVAADDTSGVARVEYQVGDAAWTTYTSPLTFGDVAATVRYRAVDRAGLVEQANTISVPRATLDPSTTTATLSRDAVKPGGAVSAKVAVKGGPFTPTGTVRILSGDDLEVGRGTLVNGRASVSVDTAALGTGRWPLTVVYDGDANHVQSSTTVVLKVNKR, from the coding sequence GTGATCGAAGTGAGGATCGCGATGCGCAAGCGGGCCACCCTCGCGCTGCTGGGCGCCGTGCTGGTGGCGGGTGGGCTCACCGCCCTGCCCGCCCAGGCGGCCGAGCCGGTCGTGGCCGCTTCGTCGGCGCAGGCGGCGGTGGACGCCGTCGCGCTGACCGACGCCGACGGCGTGCGGGGCAACCTCGCGCTTCCCGCGACCGGGGCCGGCGGTGCGACGTTGGCGTGGCGGTCGGGCGACGAGAGCGTGGTGACCGCCACCGGCGAGGTCACCCGACCCGCGCGGGGCGGTGACCCGGTGACGGTCGACCTGACCGTCACCGCCACGCTGGACGGCGGCACGGCGACCCGCACCATCCCGGTCACCGTGCTCCCGCTGCCCGCACCGGCGGCCAACGAGGCGTACTTCTTCCCGTACTTCGTCGGTGAGAGCACCGACGACGGCGAGAAGATCTACTTCGCCGCGTCGAAGGGCGACGACCCGCTGTCCTGGGACGAGCTGAACAACGGCCGCCCCGTGCTCACCTCGACCCTGGGGGAGAAGGGCCTGCGCGACCCGTTCCTCATCCGGTCGCACGAGGGCGACAAGTTCTACCTGCTGGCGACCGACCTGAAGATCTACGGCGGCAACAACTTCAGCGAAGCGCAGGAGTCCGGCAGCAAGCACCTGGTGGTGTGGGAGTCCACCGACCTGGTGCACTGGTCGGAGCAGCGGATGATCAAGGTGTCGTCGGACTTCGCGGGCAACACCTGGGCGCCCGAGGCGTTCTACGACGAGGCGTCGGGCGACTACGTCGTCTACTGGGCGTCGAACCTGTACCCGACGACCGACGTCACCACCCGCGACTTCCGGACCTCCTACAACCGGATGATGTACGCGACCACGCGCGACTTCCGCACGTTCAGCGAGGCGAAGCCGTGGGTGGACGTCAAGCGGGGCACCGGTCTCGGCATGATCGACGCGACCGTGGTGCGCGACGGCGACACGTTCTACCGGTTCATCAAGGACGAGGCCTCCATGACGGTCCGGCAGGAGAAGTCGGCGGACCTCATGGCCACGGTCACCGGGACGCTGCCGACCACCACGTCCTCGCCGTGGTCGCTGGTGCGCGAGCGCATCGGCGTCGGCCAGCCCAACCCGTGGGGCGGGACGTTCACCGGCGGCGAGGGCCCGACGGTGTTCCGCGACAACGCGGTGCCCGGGCGCTGGTACATGCTGATCGACCAGCCGAGCTACCACGGCGGTCAGGGGTACCTGGCGTTCCGGACCGACGACATCGCCTCCGGTGCCTGGACGTCGGTCCCGGGCGCGGCGCTGCCCCGCAGCCCGCGGCACGGCACGGTCATCCCGATCAGCCAGGCGGAGCTGGACGCGTTGCGCGCGGCGATGCAGCCGAACCTGCTCGCGAAGTCGGTCGCGTCGGTGTCGGTGCGCACCCGTGCGGGCGTGGCTCCCGCGCTGCCGTCCACCGTGGACGTCACCTACGCGGACGGCTCGACCCGGGCGACCGCCGTCGACTGGGCCGACGTGGACCCGGCGCGGTACGGGTCGTGGGGTTCGTTCCAGGTCGAGGGCACGTTCGTGGGCCAGGCGCTCCGCGCGAGCGTGACCGTGATCGTGACCGACAGCCTGGACCCGACGGTCTCGTTGAGCACGACGCCCGGTTCACCGACCGGTGACTGGTTCACGTCCCCGGTCGTGGTGCGGGCGACGGCCGCCGACGAGACCGGTGTGCGGTCGACCGAGATCGCGGTGGACGGGGCGTGGCGGACCACCGACGAGGTGACGCTGACCGACGGCAGGCACACCGTGCAGGCTCGGGCCACGGACGTCACCGGGAACGTCTCCAGCCCGGTGACCCGCGAGATCGACGTGGACACGCAGGCGCCGGTCAGCCGCGCCTCGTGGAACACCGCGACCCGGTCGGTGTCCATCGTGGCGGCGGACGACACGTCCGGCGTCGCGCGGGTCGAGTACCAGGTCGGCGACGCGGCGTGGACGACCTACACGTCCCCGTTGACGTTCGGCGACGTCGCCGCGACGGTGCGGTACCGGGCCGTCGACCGCGCGGGTCTCGTGGAGCAGGCGAACACGATCTCCGTGCCGCGGGCGACGCTCGACCCGAGCACGACGACCGCCACCCTCAGCCGGGACGCGGTCAAGCCGGGCGGGGCCGTGTCCGCCAAGGTCGCGGTGAAGGGCGGGCCGTTCACCCCGACGGGCACCGTCCGGATCCTCTCCGGCGACGACCTGGAGGTGGGTCGCGGGACCCTGGTGAACGGACGTGCGTCGGTCTCGGTCGACACCGCCGCGCTCGGCACCGGCCGGTGGCCGCTGACCGTGGTCTACGACGGCGACGCCAATCACGTCCAGTCGTCCACGACGGTCGTGCTGAAGGTCAACAAGCGCTAG